From the genome of Methanobrevibacter oralis, one region includes:
- a CDS encoding Ig-like domain-containing protein → MKINKLILMVILIGAVLTLSTISASDLNCTNELNINDSGIQRNSLDVYLDNVNGHDSNDGKTNTSAVKTFNKALSLANDNSSIYIANGVYSGNKNTKITIGKSVNIIGSSDTIFDGLKVNYIFIVSNYAKVTFKNIKFINAYKIYSDSSQSGHCSMYGAALEIKNASVTLDNCSFMNNYLNYVSVVNFYNYGGAVSNLGNLTVLNSYFINNSVGTTSGLNGYGGSIYNKGNLSINNSSFLNSKSRDFSYGGAIANDGYAIVNNTLIKGLYVRHESRGSAIYNNGNFLLVNSIIENNTIERGNFNYIYGCIYNNKKFVAYGNIFRNNKGYYEKPHPSFKGSPTIFNVGSINLTYNAFINNAPFSGIASDLFYYGGEIISIDNNWWSTNKDPYLTNKINIKDNINSWLVFDLTPNYSALNISDHVDITAIWKLSSGLTPNIKLFPVLNVNFTTNVNNVVHKAYEKLDNGNSIFTFNFTDKKGGYFVIASIEGFSHNVMVDVGKGKSIIKFNVTDNIVYTENILIDVEVSDELSSLLNGNVSVYFNENKSNLNLTNGKTTFNFTNFPTGVHVFYIVYEGDENYFKAFKRVVVTINKAPTELSIHVPDFKIDKKVNLIVTLGPKGIRGIAYVYVDGIRKTIAYLYNGNTTIKLSNFAEGKHNLTIEYLGNENFEPCNASTTFKVTKYDTSLSVTSLDINSGQDAIISVTVNPSDLRGEAILSINGVNSTIFLKDTQTDIRVANLTKGVYNVVIFYKGDKKYYSSNASTSFTVLKALSNINVDIVKNNLTGNIIVTTNPINCTGVVGMFINFDEYRLNLTRGIANFSVEFYKGTNYIFVFYEGDNIYEGSSWNITIGEAEEFTFIGGNVIAYEHNDFNYKVRLVEDNGIPIQNKIVNFKLNNKLYNVTTNKDGFAYLPLNLNKGVYNIQATFKNKTISNTLNIKAIDFNLIISNSSYLENESFEVFFKYNITGNLKFIVENEFNATVDIDGIKAVFTTNKLNAGNYTVKVIYSNEFYTAPAKISNFEIKKANTNLIINISSGIENRMITVFFPETASGSVNITVDGINYICNINRAKAILNLFNLSKTNHQVVVNYGGDNNFNGANLTTSFIVKEFLSDLILTINNAIYGENITVTANLNKNTTGNIIFSVESLSKTVEIHNGQASWTFNWIDVGNHIIKAFYPGDELFISSTNSTSFNIAKANSTIVLYTKDVVLNENIRIYANLSKNATGSVAFSIVDYYSPRNKPISNSTAQWYISPLTTGQYKVIANYIGDNNYNPSYTIYLLNVTQKRAKLSVEVNDIAVNEVLVVKVKLTGPNNEGINGSVVLNLNSKSYTIHVKNGVGSLYVGKFAVGTYEYSVTYQGSANYSKTSVNKKFNVIDSLLNISLTAHDVTKFYKGSEKLKIILKYGNNGVSNAIIHITLNKKKYSVTTNSNGVAYLAIGLNPGKYKASISFDGNSKYNPAKSNAVINVLSTVEGMDLVKLYGTSSLYLSIFSDSNGKVLGNTKVKFTIGSKSFTATTLPNGVARLNINFKPGTYTITAINPVTGQKATNTIKIFYRIDQNKDLNMNFGSGKSYKVRLHNDDASVSGAGKIVVFKINNKVYKVKTDKKGHAYIKINLNPKIYFITATYKGFTVKNKIIVKPLLKAKNIIQKKSKITKFKVKLVNSNGKIQKSKKITFKIKGKTYKAKTNSKGAATLVLKNLKVGKHIIYSVYGKSKIKNSIKIIK, encoded by the coding sequence ATGAAAATTAATAAATTAATTTTAATGGTTATACTTATCGGAGCAGTATTAACATTGTCTACTATAAGTGCTAGTGATTTAAATTGCACAAATGAGCTAAACATTAATGATTCAGGTATTCAAAGAAATTCCTTGGATGTTTATCTTGATAATGTTAATGGTCATGATTCCAATGATGGTAAAACAAATACTTCTGCTGTTAAAACATTTAATAAAGCACTTTCATTAGCTAATGATAATTCTTCAATTTATATAGCTAATGGTGTATATAGTGGAAATAAAAATACTAAAATTACAATAGGTAAATCAGTTAATATTATTGGGTCTTCTGATACTATCTTTGATGGATTAAAAGTTAATTATATTTTTATTGTTTCTAACTATGCAAAAGTCACATTTAAAAATATAAAATTTATAAATGCATATAAAATATATTCTGATTCATCTCAAAGTGGGCATTGTAGTATGTATGGTGCTGCTTTAGAAATTAAAAATGCATCTGTTACTTTAGATAATTGTTCATTTATGAATAACTATTTAAATTATGTAAGTGTTGTTAATTTTTATAATTATGGAGGTGCTGTTAGTAATTTAGGTAATTTAACTGTGTTAAATTCTTATTTTATAAATAATAGTGTTGGCACAACCTCGGGTCTTAATGGATATGGTGGTTCTATTTATAATAAAGGTAATTTATCTATTAATAATTCTAGTTTTTTAAATTCTAAAAGTAGAGATTTCAGTTATGGTGGAGCTATTGCTAATGATGGTTATGCTATTGTGAATAATACTTTAATTAAAGGATTATATGTTCGCCATGAATCTAGGGGATCTGCAATTTATAATAATGGTAATTTTTTATTAGTTAATTCGATCATTGAAAATAATACTATTGAGAGGGGAAACTTCAATTATATATATGGATGTATTTATAATAATAAAAAATTTGTTGCCTATGGAAACATCTTTAGAAATAATAAGGGATATTATGAAAAACCCCATCCTTCATTTAAAGGTTCACCAACAATTTTCAATGTAGGATCTATAAATTTAACTTACAATGCATTTATTAATAATGCTCCATTTTCGGGAATTGCATCAGATTTGTTTTATTATGGTGGAGAAATAATTTCCATAGATAATAATTGGTGGAGTACTAATAAAGATCCTTATTTAACTAATAAAATCAATATTAAGGATAATATTAATTCTTGGTTAGTATTTGACTTAACACCAAATTATTCTGCATTAAACATCAGTGATCATGTTGATATAACTGCAATTTGGAAATTAAGTAGTGGATTGACTCCAAATATTAAATTATTCCCAGTTTTGAATGTCAACTTCACTACAAATGTGAATAATGTTGTTCATAAAGCTTATGAAAAGTTAGATAATGGAAATTCAATTTTTACTTTTAATTTCACTGATAAAAAAGGAGGATATTTTGTCATTGCCTCTATTGAGGGATTTTCCCATAATGTAATGGTTGATGTTGGTAAGGGGAAATCCATTATTAAATTTAATGTAACTGATAATATAGTTTACACTGAAAATATTTTAATTGATGTAGAAGTTAGTGATGAACTTTCTAGTTTATTAAATGGTAATGTTAGTGTATATTTCAATGAAAATAAATCTAATCTTAATCTAACTAATGGTAAAACTACTTTTAATTTTACTAATTTCCCTACAGGTGTTCATGTATTTTATATTGTTTATGAGGGTGATGAAAATTATTTCAAAGCTTTTAAAAGGGTTGTTGTAACAATTAATAAAGCTCCTACAGAGTTAAGTATTCATGTGCCTGATTTTAAAATTGATAAAAAGGTTAATCTTATTGTAACATTAGGACCTAAAGGAATTAGAGGTATTGCTTATGTATATGTCGATGGAATACGTAAGACAATAGCATATTTGTATAATGGTAATACAACTATTAAGTTAAGTAATTTTGCAGAAGGCAAGCATAATCTTACTATAGAATATTTAGGTAATGAAAATTTTGAGCCATGTAATGCAAGTACAACATTTAAAGTAACTAAATATGATACCTCACTTAGTGTTACATCATTAGATATTAATTCGGGTCAAGATGCTATCATTAGTGTTACTGTTAATCCTAGTGATTTAAGGGGTGAAGCAATTCTTAGTATAAATGGAGTTAATAGTACAATATTTTTAAAAGATACTCAGACAGATATTAGAGTAGCTAATTTAACTAAAGGAGTATATAATGTTGTTATATTCTACAAAGGGGATAAAAAATATTATTCATCTAATGCATCTACATCATTTACAGTTTTAAAAGCTTTATCAAATATTAATGTTGATATTGTTAAGAACAATTTAACAGGCAATATTATTGTCACTACAAATCCAATTAATTGTACTGGCGTAGTTGGAATGTTTATTAACTTTGATGAGTATAGATTAAACCTTACAAGGGGAATTGCTAATTTTTCAGTTGAATTTTATAAAGGAACAAATTATATTTTTGTGTTTTATGAAGGAGATAATATATATGAAGGATCATCATGGAATATAACAATAGGTGAAGCTGAAGAGTTTACATTTATTGGTGGTAATGTAATAGCTTATGAGCATAATGATTTTAATTATAAGGTTCGTTTAGTTGAAGATAATGGAATTCCAATACAAAATAAGATTGTAAATTTCAAACTAAATAATAAATTGTATAATGTTACTACAAATAAAGATGGTTTTGCTTATTTACCTTTAAACTTAAATAAGGGCGTTTATAATATTCAAGCTACATTCAAAAACAAAACAATTTCAAATACGTTAAATATTAAAGCTATAGACTTTAATTTGATAATTTCAAATTCTTCTTATCTTGAAAATGAAAGTTTTGAGGTTTTTTTCAAGTATAATATTACTGGTAATCTTAAGTTTATTGTAGAAAATGAATTTAATGCTACGGTTGATATTGATGGAATTAAAGCTGTTTTCACAACAAATAAGTTAAATGCAGGAAATTATACTGTTAAAGTAATTTATTCCAATGAATTTTACACTGCTCCTGCAAAAATAAGTAACTTCGAAATTAAAAAGGCGAATACAAATTTAATCATTAATATTTCATCAGGTATTGAAAACAGAATGATTACAGTTTTTTTCCCAGAAACTGCAAGTGGTAGTGTAAATATTACAGTTGATGGAATTAACTACATATGCAATATTAATAGAGCAAAAGCAATTTTAAACTTGTTCAATCTTTCAAAAACTAATCATCAGGTCGTTGTTAATTATGGAGGAGATAATAATTTTAATGGTGCAAATTTAACAACTTCATTTATTGTTAAGGAATTTTTATCAGATCTTATTTTAACTATTAATAATGCTATTTATGGGGAAAATATTACTGTAACAGCTAATCTTAATAAAAATACAACAGGTAATATTATATTTAGTGTTGAATCATTATCTAAAACTGTAGAGATTCATAATGGTCAAGCTAGTTGGACTTTTAACTGGATTGATGTAGGAAACCATATAATTAAAGCATTTTATCCTGGAGATGAATTATTTATTTCTTCAACTAATTCAACTTCATTTAATATAGCTAAAGCTAATTCAACTATTGTATTGTACACTAAAGACGTTGTTTTAAATGAAAATATTAGAATTTATGCTAACTTAAGTAAAAATGCAACAGGAAGTGTTGCTTTTAGTATTGTAGATTATTATTCTCCAAGAAATAAACCAATTTCAAATTCAACAGCTCAATGGTATATTTCTCCATTAACAACAGGTCAATATAAAGTAATAGCTAATTATATTGGAGATAATAATTACAATCCATCATATACAATTTATTTATTAAATGTTACTCAAAAAAGAGCTAAATTATCTGTTGAAGTTAATGATATTGCAGTTAATGAAGTACTAGTAGTTAAAGTTAAGTTAACTGGCCCTAATAATGAAGGAATAAATGGAAGTGTTGTTTTAAATCTAAATTCTAAATCATATACAATTCATGTTAAAAATGGTGTTGGATCTTTATATGTTGGAAAATTTGCTGTTGGTACTTATGAATATAGTGTTACTTACCAAGGCTCTGCTAACTATTCAAAAACTTCAGTAAATAAAAAGTTTAATGTTATTGATTCTCTTTTAAATATTAGTTTAACTGCTCATGATGTTACTAAATTTTATAAGGGGAGTGAAAAACTTAAAATAATACTTAAATATGGAAACAATGGTGTTTCTAATGCAATTATTCATATTACTTTAAATAAGAAAAAGTATAGTGTAACTACTAACTCAAATGGAGTAGCTTATCTAGCTATTGGATTAAATCCTGGAAAATATAAAGCTTCTATAAGCTTTGATGGAAATTCAAAATATAATCCTGCAAAAAGTAATGCTGTAATTAATGTTTTATCAACAGTTGAGGGAATGGATCTTGTTAAATTATATGGAACATCTAGTCTTTACTTGTCAATATTTTCAGATTCAAATGGAAAAGTTTTAGGAAACACTAAAGTTAAATTCACTATTGGAAGCAAATCATTTACTGCTACTACTTTACCAAATGGAGTAGCTAGATTAAATATTAATTTTAAACCTGGAACTTATACTATTACAGCTATAAATCCTGTTACTGGTCAAAAAGCCACTAATACTATTAAAATATTTTATAGAATTGATCAAAATAAAGATTTGAATATGAATTTTGGTTCTGGCAAGTCTTATAAAGTTCGCCTCCATAATGATGATGCTAGTGTTTCTGGTGCAGGTAAAATTGTAGTGTTTAAAATAAATAATAAAGTTTACAAAGTTAAAACAGATAAAAAAGGACATGCTTATATAAAAATCAATCTTAATCCTAAAATTTACTTTATTACTGCTACTTACAAGGGATTCACTGTTAAAAACAAAATTATTGTTAAACCTCTTTTAAAAGCTAAAAATATCATTCAAAAAAAATCTAAAATAACTAAATTTAAAGTTAAATTAGTTAATAGTAATGGAAAAATTCAAAAGTCTAAAAAAATTACATTTAAAATAAAAGGTAAAACTTACAAAGCTAAAACAAATTCTAAAGGAGCAGCTACTTTAGTTTTAAAGAACTTAAAAGTAGGTAAACATATAATTTACTCTGTTTATGGCAAATCTAAAATCAAAAATTCAATAAAAATTATAAAATAA